The Epinephelus fuscoguttatus linkage group LG19, E.fuscoguttatus.final_Chr_v1 genome contains the following window.
ACGCAGGAAGATGGTCTTCTCTGTAGGCCGTGACACAAAGCAATCGACACTATGGGGACAAGGTTTCCCCGAGCACACAAACACGGGCATCACACGGAACCCATACAGCAAATACTGGCCTGCAAGGAAGCCTGCTTCCAGCAGTGTACGAGTCACCAACTGTAAAACATAAACCCGCATCAGCCCCTCATCTCTTATACGCTTGCGCCCATCATGCCGGATTTTGGGTCTAGGTGTGGGTTGCAGTGGATCCCGTGGCCTTTTAGGGGGCTCAATCTCTGGTACCTCATAGATCATGGGATCATCCTCCTGGTCCTCCTCAGTCTCCTCAATGCCCCGATGCTGCCGTGCTCCAAAGCAGATCTTCCtgggttttctgtgtgtgtagcccCCTCCTCCTGTTCTAACTGCAGCAGAACCACCTCCTCCTTTGGCTTCATCCAATCGTGCGATCTTATTGACAGCATAGCCCATGTACATGAGAGAAGGCATCGCCACCAAGATGATTTGGAAGACCCAGAAGCGAACGTGAGATAGAGGGGCAAAGGCGTCATAGCAGACATTCTCGCAGCCCGGCTGGCCCGAGTTGCAGACAAACTTGCTCTGTTCATCGTAGTAGATGGACTCTCCCCCAACGGCAGTGAGAACGATGCGGAAGACGATGAGCACGGTGAGCCACAGCTTCCCCACGAAGGTGGAGTGGTTGTGGATCTCCTCCAGCAGCCGCGTGAGGAAGCTCCAGCTCATGGTGTCGCTGGACAGTGGGGCAGACAGTGTCCCTCTCTCACCTGCTCACAGACTCTGGACAAAGTAAAGCAAGAGGAAAAtggaagaaagagggagaaaaaggaaaagagtaTGAGTTCACAGGAAATGCTAATTTCAAAACGGAGTAAAACAAGTAGTGAGATTTGTGCAGATTTTTCTAGACTTTTATCGCTGTGGAAAATGGCATTAGTTCTGCAAACTCAGTAGGAAGATGGGAAAAGGGGTGACATAATAACTGCCTTAATTAAAATAAGTGTTCCCCCCTCTTAGCTTAGGCAATCAATATATCTTTAATTTGATCTGTTGCTTATTGcagcacaaatgcacacacactgaattcGGGGCTCTGTGCCACAGTGAGGTCGCTGTCAAGTTCAGGCTCTTTTAGGGAATTAGAAGACCAAGTGGAAAGAGGATATCGGTATTAAAAAATACCATCAAGCAGCACTGAGAAGGAGGCAAAATAATCCAAATAGGGAATTTGCTATCGCCAAATACACACTCACTTTATTTAACAGCCTATCTCTTTTTGAAGAATAAATCCTCTTAGTGAGCCTTCTTCTGTGTGAGGTGCAGTTTTCAGGATTGTAttaacttgactggtttgttcTGGTTGGGAGGTAAATAGCATTGTGCTGTGCCTCTGTGCATGTgcgtacttgtgtgtgtgtgtgtgtgtgtgtgtgtgcacttgagCACAGTTTAGGAAAAGGGACATGTTGcctatgtaggttaggtttgggctCCAGGCAGTCCATCCAAACCAGCAGAATCAGCAGGTGGCCGGGCACAAACCATTGGAGCGGGGAGTCAGACAGCAGACCCACATTAGCTCAGGCAGTGGAGCTGAACCCAAACACTGCTGTCCCTCAGGGCAGCTTTGGGGGATGAGTATGACACCTCCACAGAACTTTACCCCTTATGAAGCCGCAATAGTGCATGGCTTATTGTCAGCCAGACTGAGAGGAAAATCCAACCATGAATACTAGCTTAGTTTGGGGTTTAAAGGGCTTCCAGGGACTATATCCTTACCAAGCAGGTTGAGAGCTTAGTCGGAGCGAACTACAGCTGCAGTGAGAGGGAAAATTTAGCTGGAGGAGACGGGTAGGAGCTCCCAGCCCTCTGCTTTGTGTCTCCAGTAGGAGCAGAGAGGGCGGGAATGTTTGGAAAAAGGCTTGCGATGAAACATGTGTCATATTGATCACTTTGACCATATAAGGGCATGCCTGGGACACAGGAGGTAGATGTCAGGAATCCTTCGTGTGTAAATACACACTCCAGTACGCATATTACCCACATACAGTAAGAGGCCTTAACTGTGTACAATCAGATTAAGCATCTGAGTCCTTGGGAGAGTGCTAACTGTGAGCGTCTGTGACCAACACGTATGAGTAAGCAGCAAATGGCCGAAGCGGAGCAAGAGGCTGCCACAAGCACACAGAGTCATAGCGGTGTCCTTCCATGGTCGAGCTCTGTCTGACTTTTCCCGCATTACATCATTGCACTTCTTTACATAACTCTTACTGTGCTGCACTCTTGTCCTTTAGATAATACTAACCAGATTCAGTCACAGAGAGTCAGCTGCAAAGGTTAAACTGCTTTGATTTAATATAATGGTAAGGTTATTCTGCTGTTTAATGTTTTAAGGCAACGATGTTTCATTGTTAGTGCTTCTTTTAATACTTATTTTTTCCCTTCCTTTCCAGTTTCTGCTGTATGTGCAGTGTTGGACTATCTATAGCAATACTTCTTTTCATAGGACTTGTGAacttaattaaatatttatgacGTAGTGAATTCAAGTTGTTATTACTTACTTTGTTGGATTTCTGCCTTCAGTCAGAGTTTCCTCTCTGATGTGTGCCCTCCCTGCTCTTgctgtattatatatatatacatatttatatatatatatatatatatatatatatgtgtgtgtgtgtgtgtgtgtgtgtgtgttagggctgGGACTGGGAAATTAAAGCGTTAATTTCAATAATtaattacataaaaaataatgtgttaaaaaaataacgCATTTAATCGCACCTTGCTCAGTTCCCTAATTTCTGGCACACCGGTAACACTACTGCACACACTCCAGCCTGGAAGGTGGTGGTAATGCACCTAAAGTTTGTTTGCCAGCCGTGAAGACGATGCACAGAATGCATTGAGGGACATCAGCGCACAAGAAAGTTTAGTGAACAGTGATGGAAGACAGCATTGTTTGGCTTGTTGGgcaaactttttgttttttaaacttccCGATTGCAGCTTGGATAAGAGCATGGTTGTGTGCAAATTTTGCACCAAAGAGTTTTCTTAGCACCGCAGCACTAATAGCCTATGGTATCACCTCAATGCAAAAAATGTTGCTCCCCAGAGCTAACGTGAGCTACAACAGTCCTGGTACAGGCAAGCAGCGTAGCCAGCCCACAATAGATCAGATGATGGGTTTCAGAGccaaaaagtcttaaaatgttgaatataATAGCTATAATTGCACTTTGAGTTTGCACTAATCTGTGAATGTAGTAGACAGATGAAAAATCCACAGATAAATatagatgaaaaataaacatttttgttcTTTAAGTTCACGTATATGTCTATTCACTGATTCAGTGGTCAACCAAAATTTATTTGAATTGAAAAACTTTGCGTATTGTATCAAATATTGCTATTTGATAAAAATGCGATTAATCAAGTtatttaattacaattttttttaatccttatatatatttataaatatatgactcatagactgtagtgtgcctcacagacagcctgtcattcaTGCAGCTCCAGCCTTAAATATGCAAAACTTTAAGCCTCAACAAACTATAAAGGAGTGACTTACATAAAAATTCCCCCCCATCCAGTTGTCATgaccaaatctgttttttgtacctggctgttaacatgtttaattCTACTGTAAAATTGGTCATTTTAACATTGGCGTCTATGGtgattgactcgcttctggagccagcctcaagaggCCATtggaggaactttttttttttttttagttttggagGTTGCTCTTTGATCTTAAGACCTTATCATATGGTTTTCCTGTATGTTCTATTTATATGTTCGAGCTCTTGATGTTTACACTGAGTAAAAAGTTCACACCcaagttttcatgtttttgtggctGCACCATTAGCTCAAATGGAAATCACTGAAATGTTCTGTGCATCATTTTATACGCATTTCTTTAAAATTCACACACATTTGGTATTTTTTTGAAACTTTGGGATCTCCAATAGAGTTTAGAAGCACTGTGGGTTTGTAATGACTGACTGACCCagagtagggctgggtgatatggagaacatcaaatatcacaatattttagtCCAAATATCTCAATGTTAATATTTTAGGGTTAACTATTAGCGCTTCAAGAAAATATTTTCAAGACAACTTTGACtgataatcatcagtaatgtggatataatggtTAAGTGAGTAAAGACAAAGAATAGAAAGCAAAAACAGTAGGGTATGTTCAGAAAATTCCATCACTTCATTGCGATGCAGCAtttaaaagcaggaaaaaacaacacatatatTACAATAtcaaaaatctaagatgatatctgGTCTCATATTGCAATATCGataatatattgtatatttattCAACCTTGTATTCACTTTCTAGAGCTCTTAGGTAAGTTTGTGCACCAGGAACTGTCACACCCCCTCCTGACCAGGAGAGACGCCCCAGCCCGGGCACATGGCTGCCTGGGCTGAATACTCCTGCTACCTCAGCCACATATAACCTGGCATTTTGCTTTCTCATCTAATTTATGTCTGCGGGAGCTAGTGGGGCAGTTAGGGGTAAGAAGCTGACTCTGTGCATCAAGTTACTGGGGTGAGTCAGCCTCCGCACAGACACAGCAGGCCGGCTTTCTGTCTGTTACTCTGATGTAAACGATGAACAGCAAATTGGTGGAAATCATGTcacacatgaaaacatcaaAAAGCACACAGACTTCGGTTCTAAAGTCGGAAAAGGAAACAAGTAAAACTCCCTTCAGTGTAATCCCACTGTGATTTTATATACTGTAAGAGGAGATGAGTAATGATCTTTGAAAGGGATTGACATTCAGGATCAGTGGCTCTATAGCCATTAGCCCAAAAGGTCATGACTGTGTAATTACGGATCATCAAACTATTAGTCTCTCTGATACATCTGAGCCCACAGAACAGTGCAAGGTCAAAGGACAACAATATCTCTTCCTAAGGGGTTAACTCTTCACATCGCGACATCATACGGCGATTCAATCAGACAGCTACAAATACAGTAAGCGTCACTGGAGGGATCCCCTCAGTCGCTGGCCGTCACCCCTCCGGATCCACAGAGACTGACATCCAGATATAGCATACAGAcagactcacacagacacacacacacgtgcaacACCCTCAAAAAGCATGCAGAGCAGAGCCACAACGTCcctgtacacaaacacaccatgaCTATGAGGAAGACTGCATTAGGGTTAGCTGAGGTGCTCCTCTTTCACGGTAATGACTCATCATGTGGACACATTGCTCCAGCTGGAGGGTCCTGGGCTTGGGAGGGACACCAGGGGGAATGAGCCCACCACAGGACTACCCCGATTCTTGCAGGAGAACACTTCAAGTGAACGAGGCTTGTAATTGTGTAACAGGGAGATGTGCTGTAACCGCATGCATCATTGAGGAGAGTCCTGTGCAGCAACAGGTGACGATACATAACAGGTGTGCCAGGTCATGGCTTCTGTATATCACATTTCAGCAACACCATCAATTACTGTCCACTGACATGTGTAGCAAGAAGATGATTTTTGGCGTGACAtggaaataaaacagtaaacaaacaaataaaataacaggTTTTATGATCCCTGCAAAGCAACAATTTGTTACTTATATCTGAAGTACTACTTGAGTCTTTTCTAAACAATTTTGTGTTCACGTGAGACTTTTCAATAATGTTTCTTGACGTAGACGTATATGTACTTACATAAGATTTAAAGGCTGTGTTTGTCACATGCTCAGGCAAAACGTGCAATGAAATGCAAGCTGgctgttataaaaaaaaaggctttgtgCAACAGAGAATAATAATAAGAGTCAATAAGGTTGAATTTTTTAGTATATGAAAATGTGAACTGTAGATACAATACAATTTTATACATGCACAAATGCAAATGTGCAATGCAAAGGACTCACAGAGGACAACATACTAGATGAGGTAGAGGATatacagaggtcagaggtcactgccCTCATGCCCTGAGGGAAAAAGCTTTTTTAGAGTCTTTCTGTATTAGAGTGTTAATAAACTGCACTTttaactagaaaagtgcactcagtagagcgCAGATCTCTGCCAGGCTGTCGCATTCTGGCTGCAGCCACCCGACAATTCTCGTAATTCCAGCAGACACGCTGCGGTGTCTTTCAGCCATGTTCCAGAAGCTAATGAGAAATGCTTGTTGCACAGAACAGATCTTCTTCTAACAGGAACTGTAATATAAAATGGAGTTCAAAAAGGCCTACAATATAATAATGAGGAtgataatgtgtttttaacaactaaaacacagccacaaatctgTGATCCATGTCATTCATAACTTGACTGACTGGTAATGTATTTGTCGACAGGCTACAACACAACAAAGTAGTTAATAGCAGCAATAAACATgattaaaacagacaaagaaagagaCATGATTTAACCATGCAGCCTACTTACTCACTTATGTTAGAAGCACTAATATCgaggaaaaatgaccaaatcaacaaaatctgcaagtctacaaaatcAGGCAGGCAAAACTCTTTGCTTCCAAAATGCCACAGTGTTGAGTATGGAACAAAGCCGGGTCACAGCCATGGCAGCTGGAAGGCAGCGCAGCAGCAGTGCTGGATAGAATTGTGCCAGAAATACCTTTTTGCTATGTGATTTTAATAATGATTTGCTGCCTCTGTCAGACAgctaagaggagtgaggagtcagcagtcaatgacggtataaaacagtcaataaaagttcttttgtttttttttgttttacatttctaAATCTCAGCAACCTCGAGAAGTCCTACAGTCATAAATgtacacacaaaatatgaggctgattggCCCAGTAGTTTGTCTATATCCTCTCTCTATGCCTTTAAACTGTCTACATTTTACATAttactgcttgtttttttgcagatacacaaataaatacacacacacacacacacacacacacacacacacacacacaaagccacattaaaattaataaacACAGGCCAAGAGCAGTTTAGATAATGAACATACTGTAAATGGTAGGGAAAAAGCTCTAATGAGTGAATGTGAGGGTATTCGATTTATTTGCCTCTAGATAAATGTCAGTTAAGCGAAGCATACCAACATACATTTATAGAATGATGCAACATTAAGCTGCTGCGCAAAACTGTTCCTGTACTTAAAACCATTATTGTATGTTCACTGCATGTGAAGTAAATGCAGTTATTGGATCATATCCTagttttttatattattttgtctCCACTTCTCTGTTAATTTCACACAGTACTCATTCAAACATCCGTACAGATGTGGCAGTCGCTATCCATCAGTCAGCTCACAGAACAGATGCACGTTTCCCCCTGCAGAGTATGAATGTCAGTATGGGCTTGGAATAGACATCAGTCTGTGTCATCATCATGCTAAGATTGAGTTAGTCTTGATCCTGCTGATCTGCTGCCTTTAAAACACTCCTCTTGTTGACTTTGTACTTTTTTGTGGTTACAATTGCTTtttttatgtacagtacagtgctTTAAACTTAATTAATTCCATGATTATTTTTGCAGCAACTTCAGGTGAGCAACATGTGCGCAATGATTTTAGCTGTTCACTatctacactttttttttttttttttttaaatggaaacagCAAATGATATAAACTATACTTTTGTCATacttttcatattttgtttattggtCTTATATGCAGTAGTGCCTATTGGCTACATATTATAATATCAATGTCATATTTTTCCTCACTGCCGCTACAAGTACTTGTGCTTTACCTTTATTAACCTATGTCTCGGTATAGCATCTCAAGCAATGGCATGAATGTGCATGAGGGGCTATCTTGAGTTATAACATCATCATTAAGCGCAACACAAGCAAAGCAACAATAACATTATAATGGCCACTCTTTGATGGTATTACCAGGATAACGctgaactgcagtttctgtCAATTGTGCAAAAATGAGAGATGCCAATCTCTCGTgcaattctgttttatttttctacagCAATGGCAAGATGCTAGTTTtcattcaagaaaaaaaatatataaatgtctgTTTAGCATGAAACAAATCTAGAGTCAAATCTGGAGTGtgcttttcacagcaaaaagGATTTCGATCATTTATTGCTGATACTGAACGTATTCAACAGTCGGCTGGCAGCAAGGCAAAGCCAAGAAAAAGAGAGATCGTTAAATCAGGCTGCGTGCTTCACAAATATCCCTCTCTTAGTATGAGGAAGCCactatttttccattttatattAACAGAAAACTTAATGAAAACTGGTGGCGGCAGAGTTTGAAGCTGTCTTCACCGCCGACAATAAAGTTCTGCAATGTGTTCATGGATTTAATATGCTGGCTTTGTAAAGATTAAttacataaaaaagaaaaatgtagctAATAATTAATTGGGATGCGATATCATTTCTGGCACAATGAAGCCTATTGTCCAAGAGCCAAGTGTAGTCAAAAGTTAATAAGCCTCTTTTAGACCATAgccatcaaaaataaataaattagttaAGAGATTCTAATCACAGGGTAAGCCAGAGCCAGCAAGAGATATGTGGATGATTTTAGTGTCTATAAAATATCTTATTAATTCCTGTCACCAGGGACACAAATGCTTctttaaacaataaacacaatgaaaGCATCAGAGA
Protein-coding sequences here:
- the gjc1 gene encoding gap junction gamma-1 protein, translating into MSWSFLTRLLEEIHNHSTFVGKLWLTVLIVFRIVLTAVGGESIYYDEQSKFVCNSGQPGCENVCYDAFAPLSHVRFWVFQIILVAMPSLMYMGYAVNKIARLDEAKGGGGSAAVRTGGGGYTHRKPRKICFGARQHRGIEETEEDQEDDPMIYEVPEIEPPKRPRDPLQPTPRPKIRHDGRKRIRDEGLMRVYVLQLVTRTLLEAGFLAGQYLLYGFRVMPVFVCSGKPCPHSVDCFVSRPTEKTIFLRIMYGVTVLCLTLNVWEMLHLGIGTICDILRRRRCPPQEDEYQLGLLGTNGGVEGSVGGTGPEAGSEGGVGGDGAADYVGYPFSWNTPSAPPGYNIVVKPEQMPYTDLSNAKMACKQNRANIAQEEQQQFGSNEDNFPTGGEARVALNKDMIQQAHEQLEAAIQAYSQQHRAEEQLGDNQDDKPQSNIIQAQPQPQPQPQKERKHRFKHGKGGSSGGGSSSNSSSSKSGEGKPSVWI